The proteins below are encoded in one region of Geobacter sp.:
- a CDS encoding GAF domain-containing protein, which translates to MPGKDRYTLLSKAVRIANAADLSYLQRLKSLAKFLCSSYACTSATIYLMDENNRSLARLVSTATSRASSDCNITLGEGLAGLCAAKRQQVCLSPTALHPQEPRRGTEKQFCAFPIGDSRMVCGVLMFGLSATDPPSGSELEPLEDILVVIGGIIQRIGISSGSQRRIGNLTMLSELGALLNRSVPPATLIPVILDTCHQQSDSCCTVFRLMGSEGMLPLLQYRISHAMRRHQETLLGIEELCSAKVRLSGVPLLISDLISEDELPPSYVCVPLKFENRIFGTLTFFGRRGQAGTWQNFTEEERELFESMAVLISNAITGATNYQQAVRLSRENDQKLKELSLLYRLSNTMLSTIRLNKLMHLILSALTSGSNPLFERSMLFLINERAGVMQGMLGVTRESPTGLATPLVDVESALTSRWDISEEEMQRQQQSEFSTQVRASRLELSKVKNMSSRAVLEKRLVYVADTGREKRVDREFIRKFGISSFAAMPLLAKDKVVGVVVVDNPCSNKTISQDDLRFLELFTNQAGMAIENSLLYNRIEDANRKLRDAQERLLHGERLATIGEMAAGIAHELKSPLISIGGFARRLQRKFPKASEEGGYVATIVGEVNRLEKMLTDILSFSRKSTICYSVCTMQEIIDEALSVVALGFEENRITVSRKFPTKVLSFLGDCQQLKQVFINIFTNAQEAMQGPGELKIAASPARLAGRDAIMVKVADTGGGIPLESLGNIFHPFFTTKESGTGLGLPIANRIVTNHGGKLQVNNYQGVGVEFVVIIPLEPPPPSQGG; encoded by the coding sequence ATGCCTGGTAAGGACAGATATACCCTTCTGAGCAAAGCGGTCCGAATCGCCAATGCCGCCGACCTTTCCTACCTGCAACGTCTCAAGTCCCTTGCCAAATTTCTCTGTTCTTCCTATGCCTGCACCTCGGCAACCATATACCTCATGGACGAGAACAACCGCTCCTTGGCGAGGCTGGTATCTACGGCGACTTCCCGCGCATCGTCTGACTGTAATATCACGCTGGGAGAAGGGTTGGCCGGCCTGTGCGCTGCGAAACGCCAGCAGGTCTGCCTGTCGCCGACCGCTCTTCACCCACAGGAGCCGCGCCGGGGGACGGAAAAGCAATTTTGCGCCTTTCCCATAGGGGATTCCCGGATGGTCTGTGGCGTCCTCATGTTTGGCCTCTCCGCAACCGATCCGCCGTCGGGCAGCGAACTGGAGCCCCTTGAGGATATCCTCGTCGTCATCGGCGGGATCATCCAGCGGATCGGGATCTCCAGTGGATCGCAGCGCCGCATCGGCAATCTGACCATGCTGAGCGAACTGGGTGCGCTCCTCAACCGCTCCGTTCCCCCTGCGACCCTGATTCCCGTTATCCTCGATACCTGCCACCAGCAGAGCGATTCCTGTTGTACCGTTTTCCGGTTGATGGGGAGCGAGGGGATGCTGCCGCTCCTTCAGTATCGCATCAGCCATGCCATGCGCCGCCACCAGGAAACCCTGCTGGGGATCGAGGAGCTATGCTCGGCAAAGGTCAGGCTGAGCGGCGTTCCGCTCCTGATCAGCGATCTGATCTCCGAAGACGAACTCCCCCCCTCCTATGTCTGCGTGCCGCTCAAATTCGAGAACAGGATATTCGGCACCCTGACCTTCTTCGGCAGACGCGGGCAGGCCGGGACCTGGCAGAATTTCACCGAAGAAGAGCGGGAGCTTTTCGAGAGCATGGCTGTGCTGATCTCCAACGCCATCACCGGCGCCACAAACTATCAGCAGGCCGTCCGCCTGAGCCGCGAGAACGATCAGAAGCTCAAGGAGCTTTCCCTGCTCTACCGGCTCAGCAATACCATGCTCTCCACGATCCGTCTCAACAAGCTGATGCACCTGATCCTCTCCGCGCTCACCAGCGGGTCCAATCCGCTCTTTGAACGTTCCATGCTCTTTCTCATTAATGAGCGTGCCGGGGTCATGCAGGGGATGCTCGGGGTGACCCGCGAGTCGCCTACCGGCCTTGCTACCCCCCTTGTGGATGTGGAGAGTGCGCTGACCAGCCGCTGGGATATCTCCGAGGAAGAGATGCAGCGGCAGCAGCAGTCGGAATTCAGTACCCAAGTCAGGGCCAGCAGGCTTGAACTGAGCAAGGTGAAAAACATGTCCTCGCGGGCCGTCCTGGAGAAGCGCCTGGTCTACGTTGCGGACACCGGCCGCGAAAAGCGCGTCGATCGGGAATTCATCAGGAAATTCGGCATCAGCTCCTTTGCCGCCATGCCGCTTCTGGCCAAGGACAAGGTGGTGGGGGTCGTGGTCGTCGACAACCCCTGCAGCAACAAGACCATCAGCCAGGACGATCTCCGCTTTCTGGAGTTGTTTACCAACCAGGCCGGGATGGCCATCGAGAACTCGCTGCTCTATAACCGGATCGAGGATGCCAACCGCAAGCTGCGCGATGCCCAGGAGCGGCTCTTGCACGGCGAGCGTCTGGCGACCATCGGCGAGATGGCTGCCGGTATCGCCCACGAGCTGAAGAGTCCGCTCATCTCTATTGGCGGATTTGCCCGGCGCCTGCAGCGGAAGTTCCCCAAGGCGTCAGAAGAAGGGGGCTATGTTGCCACCATCGTCGGCGAGGTGAACCGGCTGGAAAAGATGTTGACCGACATCCTCTCCTTCTCCCGCAAATCCACCATCTGCTACTCGGTCTGCACCATGCAGGAGATCATTGACGAGGCCCTTTCCGTGGTTGCCCTCGGTTTTGAGGAGAACCGGATAACCGTCAGCCGAAAATTCCCCACCAAGGTTCTCTCATTTCTCGGCGATTGCCAGCAGCTCAAGCAGGTCTTCATCAATATCTTCACCAACGCCCAGGAGGCGATGCAGGGACCGGGCGAGCTGAAGATTGCCGCATCGCCTGCCAGGCTCGCCGGCCGCGATGCCATCATGGTCAAGGTGGCGGACACCGGCGGCGGGATACCGCTGGAATCGCTCGGCAACATCTTCCATCCGTTCTTCACCACCAAGGAGAGCGGTACCGGTCTGGGGCTCCCAATTGCCAACCGGATCGTCACCAACCATGGCGGCAAGCTGCAGGTCAACAACTACCAGGGTGTCGGCGTGGAGTTCGTGGTCATCATCCCGCTGGAACCCCCGCCGCCGAGCCAGGGGGGCTGA